The DNA sequence TACTTTAATCCTAAGTCAATAATTTATCCGGTGAAATACTTGTCATGGTTTCTTCAAGCATATTGGTTTTAATTCCTCCATTTTTCCTATTCGATCTGTTATGACTAGAGGTATGTGTTCGAACTTCCATTAATAATTGTGTAATTAATATGACATATGTGGATATTGTCCGATTATTTCTAGCTGGCTTTAATTTGTATACGTGTAAGTCTAggataataatttgttaaggatattatattatatgattttttttttcttgttattatttcacCAATGGTTTctcttgattaaaaatttatcatcatcaagaataacatataaatctaataaatctaataaatcTAAACACAAAACTCTAATGTTTGTTCATCAAGATCAAGATCCAGTGTTTCATGTCTCATGGAGTGCTCTCCCACAAGGACACAAACTAGTTTGTTTGGTAGGAAGTGGAGATTTGCTTTGTGGAAATGACTTAGATGAGCTagaaacattaaattaattcatatttattgaggACCTCATAAAGTCCAAATAATTCCATGTGATGCATGCTTTTGAACTTTTGATGTGTCCCATTGAATTGTCTAACACTCTAACAAAAAGGTCAATctatatattgaattatttcaCAAAGTAAAGAGAGTGATTAAATTCATTTAAACAATTTGAGTTTTTacacaaaaaatattaatattagaattttaaatagtAGAGTtaaaacaagttttttatttcacatttatattttttagaatttgaaTACAGTAAAAGTTAAATGTGAGACTttaacaatgaaacaaaaaattaacACTTTGTTAATTgtctattatatttaaaaaatgaataaatcacttaattatattaaaaaaatacagttATAAAAATTCTATATCAGAatagatataaaatacataatagaaaataatgaTTTAACTATCTGTACTAATTAGATATATGGATAGACAGAACCATACTAATAAAATCTTAGTTAAACATCTAATTGAAGTATTAACTATTATCATATTATATTGTGACACTTAAtcgaaaggaaaaaagaaagggaATATTTCAACACCTATTTTGTCCCATAAGTATGATATTTGGCCAAGCACATGGAAAGATTGATTTAGCTAACCAACTAGCAAAGTAGGTGAAGCAAATTAATGCCTTCTTTTGGTTTGGAATGCTATATTCTTGCcaaacaatatattatttatttttaattataattagggACCATCTTTCACCGAATGGAAGAGATAAAGACCTTTATATTgtgatattttatataaaaatatttaagcatGAACTAATATTTCTTTTCATTACATGAACTAATATACTTCTCCCACCCTTTAATTTCAATCATATTAATCCCTAATTTTCCCCAAAACATACAGGCTATGAATTAtcttcaaattaaatatttaaatatttatatatatatatatatatgaaagctGGTTATTCACAAAATCTAGAGATATTTACATAGTGATCATTAGATCAAAATTTAATTGCCATTGTAAAGGTctttcaagataaaaaaaaatgttcttattttaagaaaaaaaagtaattattttaataataatcgaTAAATAATGTTCTAAAGATTGCTCTATgaattttttaagatttaaaatttaaaaacatttttaaatgacGAATTGCTtacatatacattttttttttcctctataaTGAACTAATAAGCTTAATTAACTtgaatatgtttaaaaataatataaggatatgaatgtgtttttttataattcaaactctatttgacaatattaaaattattattattattattattaaaggtaaaagtaaattttattaatccatttcttaaaaaaaaaaggcactCAAAACGATAATAAAACCtaaaactatgaaaaaaaaaatactataatcaaataaataaaataccaaaagagtacataaaactatataaaaaggGAAATtcacatattatttttattttcaaagaaaattccTCATTTGTCCACCTATTGAGCCGTACAACAGTGATGAGTCAGCAGCCACCGGAGGGGCTTTTTGGGAACTTCAAAAATCAAGAGAGATACCTGAGCACGAAAACAAATCACTCCCGTTTGCTCTCCGCGTTTCTCATTTCgctctgaagaagaagaagaagaagaagaagaagagtgaaaCCCTCGATTTCGGTTCCTCTCTTGCTCTCGATCGGAGCGTGAGAAGAGGCCCGTGGCTCGGTCTCGGCTGTTCTTCCGGTGAATTTTGATCCCGATTGGTATCACTTGTTGGAATATTGGGTTTTGTGGGATGAATCGATTGGGTTCTGTGTTTAATACTGTTTTTATGCTTTgattgagtgtttttttttttgtgattatttattGTGAATGATGCCCTTGTTGTTGTATGGTGCTTTTAATGATTGTTTGGTTCTTGAATTTTGTTGTTGGTGGTGAGGATCTTGAGGTTTTGAGGAATTCTGGTGGCTTTTGATTGAATTGGATTGGTTTTAGATTCTATTGGATTTATCTCTCTTGTGGATTGATCTGGATTGGCTTTTGCCCAGTCTATATAGTGCTTAGAGTGTTATTGAATGCAATATctaggtttttttatataatttccaTTCAAGGCTTACTTCATTGAAGACTTTGTACTTCATTTGGCTTTTCATGTAGTGAATTGGAGTTTTGTGTAGTATTGTGAGTCAAATTTTTGTCCTTTTAAGTTGATTTTTGAGCATTAAAGGGCTATTTGCTGTCTTGGACCTAGATGTTTTAGGTATATATTGgatattattttactttaattccATTTACAGCCTGTACAATGGCATAAATTTTGTTATGGTATCTGGATTGATTATAAAACATGTGCCTTTTGTGATTTAATTACTTTAGTTTCTAGATGAGGAGACTTattttcatgtatgttattGAGTGCTTATGAGCCTTTCTGAATATATAAGTTAGGCTTTGCTTTGAAAGCCGATTGATGCAACAGATAGTTTGATAGTTATGCTTTGGTATGAAGGTTTCTTTAAATTCTTGTTTGAACAGTTAAggataaatttatctttttttttttttttgacgtTGAAGTTCTTAAATTTTGGTGTTTGGGTTGCCATAATTGAAAACAAAgtcctatttaaatttttaattcattattttctaaataGAAAGCATTATTTCCTTGGGAGCAGTTGGATATTTAAGTTGGTGAGAGGCTgacaaaaatttgatttgtgagtCATATACCAAATTAAATTCCTCTTCCCGTACTTCAATTCCTATCTTCACAATTATGGGATTTTGTTAAGGAGAAGCTAGAGCGAATTTTGGAGAACTATTTTTCTATATTGAAACTTCTCATTGTCAAACACTGACACTATCTCCTACAATAATGATGTTTAATGAGATGATGTTTGCTTATGTGTATAATGATTACTTATTCAAATATGTAAACAACATATACCCTTGCGAATGATTTTGTGATAATATTTGCATTTAGTAGCTTTCATACTTGACACCTGGAAGAAGCTATTTGCTGGAAACTTTATGCTTCCTAGTTGTTGCTTCCAAAACTTTGGTTTctcatttagaatttttttttttatttcaaattttaacttAGTATTGTTAGTTGTAACCTTAAATTAAAACAcgaatttttttcttgagcaaATGTATAGTTGCTTGAGCAAAGTATAGTTACTGAACCTAGGTGAACTAAGATGGTTTGTTTGTCAATCAAAAGCTAATTTTGTGGAACTCTTGATGACTACTATTTTGAAGCGAGTTCACCTTTAAAATTGATCCATGCTTGCAATAGGCACAGTGCTCTCCTTCAAGTTAGAAAATGAATCTCTGAAATATAATCATGATCATTAGTGGAAACCTGTTTCAATATTGCAAAGCTCAGTGTGTACAATTTGTCTTCTAACACGACATACTTGGTAGTTTTGTTTCTCTCTCTTTTGTAGTGCCAATTAGCCTGGATGATCTTGTGATAGGGTTGCTTCTGTTGCTTTTGCTGTCCTATGTTTTGAgatttgctctttttttttattatattcactACTCTTAGTGTGTATCCTCAAGCTTTAATGTTTGCATTGTCTTAATCTCAGATAATGGTGAATAATGTGCCTCTATTCCCTAGATCTATCAGACTACAAAATTGAAGAATCAACATAGAAGAAAATGGGCTGCTGCTGTTCCAGAAGGGCAGAGATAAATAGGGCACCAATTTACGTATATGTTCGTGAATGCTATTCCTGATTTAgataatttgtgtttttttcgcTTTCAATCctgtctgctaattttttattgagaaaatgatataattttttttggaatatagATTGACATTTCTCTTATAAGTGAACTGCAGTTTAGTTCTGCTTTCTGCTAATTCACTTTCAGCTTTTTTGggatttcttatgtttttctttcaaaagtgTTGCCTGCCGAGAGATATACCTTTGGAAACTGTTGAATTTTGCAGTGTCCTCAAACATCAGATGGCGGGCCCTTATCTTCTGCAAATGGCCCGGCCTCTTCTGTTCCTGCCAGTGTACTTGTTGATACAAATCTGGATACATCAATTCCAGACACTTTCCGGGCACCTCCTGCTCCATTGCCCTATGATGTGGGTTTGACACATGCACAAACTTTGCCTTCCAGTTTTGGCAACTCTGGAAACAAGACTGATCATGTACAACCGGCAGATTCACTGTCCCTTGGAGAAGCCGTAAGTGGCGGTACATCTGAAGGTTTGGCTACTGCTGAGAGTTTGAAAGGGTCTGTCCTGAAGAGTACATCTGATGATGCACATGACTCTGCTAAGATAGCtgaagatgaaccatcaaaattcTGTGAACCTGTGTCTTCAgctgtggatgaggaagatgtTTGTCCCATTTGTCTGGAAGGTAAAAGTCCTGCCCAAATATGAAGAAATATcccttcatttattatttacattgtttgtgtttttcatgttcagaaaaatattaaacatattttCAAGTTATATTGCTTTATAATAAAAGAGGCGTTTGTCATTAATAGGTGTAGGCCTTATCTGATCATTTCCACTCTATTTAacacaaaaactataaataagcAAATGATGACTGCCTCTGACCATTGAAAATATTATGTCCTTTTTGGGTGTTTGATTTGATGAACTTGAAGACTCTAATTATTATCTGGGTTTTCTGTGTGAATACGTGTAACTTGGCCAAgtaattcctttttttcttttcttttcctttagttTTGGATCGTTTTCATTTAGGTTGGTTTGGGAATTTTCTGTCTGAAAAATTGTTAGCCTTATAAAAGCAATTGTTAAGCCTTTATAGAAGGTTTATGATGttcatatgctttcattaagGTGGAAAGTCTCAAAGCAAAATGTTTTAGTTATGATATAATCAGATGTCAGATGTATTATTGAATTTGATGTGAAATCTAATTAATGATGTTAATATGCTTTCATTAAGGTGGGAAAGTCTCAATTTTGTCCCAGCAAAAAGTTTCAGTTATGATATAATCAGATGTCAGATATATTTTGATGtgaattttgattataaaagtGTTTGATCAATGGATAAAGGAGTTAGACAGGTTGGACCGGTGTGTGAGGTTTTTGTGTTTAGATCCCAAATGAATCCCTATGTTGGGAGCCGAACTTGATTTATTAAGTATAAGTGCTTCATTGGCCAAGACCCAAGTTCTCTGTGTATAAACAGGGAAGATCTGACTAATGGCTTTGCTTTTTCTTCATGCAGAGTATGATTTAGAGAATCCTCGAATTCTCACAAAATGTGAACACCATTATCACCTAGCATGCATTCTTGAGTGGATGGAGAGAAGTGATACTTGTCCTGTGTGTGACCAGGTATGTAATGGGAGATTTATTTCACTAAAATCTTCTTTCACTATCCTGTTTTGCATTATATAGAATTAAATCTATCTTAATGGTCAGGATAGTCTCTGAGGTGTTAACATATGATTCCCATGTGACTGGGGCTGGATCAAgacttttaattataaaaatgccTTTGTTCATCTTAATTTTCTGTGTGGCTTCTTTTTCAAGATTGAATAGACTTGGGAGACATTAATGTGAAGTATTAGTATGAAGAAACAAGACTGGAATTCAAGGCAACTTATGTCACGGGCCATTCTTTGCAAAGGATACAACAATATGGTGTTGAATTGTGTTCTACAAAGAAATGTCTTTTTTAGGATTAAAATCTGATGCATTGTCACTTATCCTAACATATACGAAGAACATGAGGTGCTTCCATATTTGCATCAACCAACCGGTTTCACtttttttgcagattatggTGTTTGACCAGACCCTATATGAGTAGCGGTAAACGTGAGTCAGAAAGCGACCACACTATATGGAGAGTACCAATACTTATTTGTGTGATTTAGCAACTGGTCATCTGATAAAAATTTCATGGTATCATGTCGATCATCAGACTGAAATTTTGAATGTGTAAATTGTGGGTCAAATTCTTTTGAACTACACAGAGGGTAGGGGTGAAAACCTGAATTTGATTGAATACATATGCTTTCTTTAAAGCTGTTACTGTAAAGCCTTATAGTTCCATGTATAGATTTGGTTGGCAGATAAACATCCAGGAAAGGAAAAAGATGTAAGGCGAACAATTTTTGTACCTTGTTGCTCAGGGTTCAGAATGATGGATTTCTTCTTCCTGGTTGAGGTAGTTGAGTTGATATGTTTGAGCTTTTTCTGTTTTGTACAGTGTTAATAGGGATGCTTGGTGCCATGTATTATATAATGGAACACTGCTTTATTGGTTTGGACAATTAGAAAAGAAGCATTCACTTGTTTCATAATTTGATTGGTAATGTTCTCAATGATGCAATTTATAGATGGACCGTTTGAAGTTAACGTCATATTAGCATGCActattttttgtgtattttgatcATGCAGGATTTTTCTTGTTGCTGATAGACTTGCAAAATTGATTTTCCAAATGAATCATGCACATTATCTTTTCATCTGATGCACAATAGTATGTCTCAAGGTGATTTGAATGTATGTGATTCATATGGTAAAATCTATTTTGTACAAATAACTCCATCATGTTTGCAGTGGTTAGTATGGTTAAggatttattattcttttggaAATGAAAATGCATGTTGGTCATGTTTATTTGCAAATTGTGTAATGTTTATCTTTCATTGGTAGAAAAGATTTATTATTCTTAGATTTTGACTAGTGAAGGTACTCAAGTACTAGTGATGGTTCAGTGGCAAAACCATGGTCGTCTCTTTGGAGAGTTTGAGCTAACTACTAGCATGTTGTGGACACATCAACTGTTTACAGTGATTTTGTAACATGGATGTTTCTTtcaattgaattatttatattcctaattatagttttatttcaCCTTTCGAGGCTTGCCTGTAGATTGAAATTATTTGGagaggatttatttatttttactttcaagtTCATGTAAATGGGTTCACTgtgctatatatattataagtttaTGAGCTTTTAATCCAATAGATCAGAACATCAACCTATGAGGTCTCATGTCCATAATCTAAGAATAAATTTTACTTGCGTAGTTACGTTAGATGCATTGTATCAGTTGAACTGTGGAAGTATTAAGTCTAGATGTATTGTATTGGGATGATGGGTGTTAAGAGTTGCTAGGAAGGATTGATTAATGAatgaattattcaaaataaatttggaGCGGTACTTCTTATTgacaaattaagaaaatcaatTAAGATGGTACGAATATGTTCTTAGATTACTAGTAGATGTCTCCATAAGTAAGGTGGAAGTTTTTTAAATGGAGCGTCACAAAAAAGAACAGCAGGTAAACTTAAAAAATGTTaccaaaaattttatgaaatgattTATCTAAAGTTTGACTTATCTAGTCTTTTTAACCTTAAACAAAGTAAACACGGAAGAGAGGGATTTATATAACTAACCACAAATAGTTGTGGTTTGAAGGTGCATTGTATTAAACCATTGGATAAGAACTGCATGGCAATAAAGATGCATTGaaaacattcattttattatatcaaattaaaCCACCTTGTTACATTAAAGTTGGATTTCATTAACTACAATTTCAATCACATCCTCCAATTCACAATTACATGAACTCCAAACCACATCAACCAAACTGTAAACACCACCAAAACCAGACAACCATGTCCATCTCTACATCCAGCTACAACCAGCCACCATACAATCACAACCCAATCCCTCCAACTCTCTTCTCACCTTTACAACCTCATCCCATCTCTCCAAACCCACATAAATATTATTCATCAACTTATAATTCACAGACTTACAAGGTTCCAATTCATGAAGCCTTTCTCCAACCAACTTACCTAAACATGCATTTCCATGCAATTTACAAGCTCCAATCAATGCTCCCAAAAC is a window from the Dioscorea cayenensis subsp. rotundata cultivar TDr96_F1 chromosome 2, TDr96_F1_v2_PseudoChromosome.rev07_lg8_w22 25.fasta, whole genome shotgun sequence genome containing:
- the LOC120277234 gene encoding probable E3 ubiquitin-protein ligase RHB1A isoform X1, translated to MGCCCSRRAEINRAPIYVYCPQTSDGGPLSSANGPASSVPASVLVDTNLDTSIPDTFRAPPAPLPYDVGLTHAQTLPSSFGNSGNKTDHVQPADSLSLGEAVSGGTSEGLATAESLKGSVLKSTSDDAHDSAKIAEDEPSKFCEPVSSAVDEEDVCPICLEEYDLENPRILTKCEHHYHLACILEWMERSDTCPVCDQIMVFDQTLYE
- the LOC120277234 gene encoding probable E3 ubiquitin-protein ligase RHB1A isoform X2: MGCCCSRRAEINRAPIYCPQTSDGGPLSSANGPASSVPASVLVDTNLDTSIPDTFRAPPAPLPYDVGLTHAQTLPSSFGNSGNKTDHVQPADSLSLGEAVSGGTSEGLATAESLKGSVLKSTSDDAHDSAKIAEDEPSKFCEPVSSAVDEEDVCPICLEEYDLENPRILTKCEHHYHLACILEWMERSDTCPVCDQIMVFDQTLYE